The proteins below are encoded in one region of Erinaceus europaeus chromosome 15, mEriEur2.1, whole genome shotgun sequence:
- the QPRT gene encoding nicotinate-nucleotide pyrophosphorylase [carboxylating] → MDAESLALLLPPSTLAALADDWLREDCPGLDPGALASGAAPAQAALWAKSPGVLAGRPFFEAVFARVQCQVSWLLPEGARLRPVQQVAEVRGLAHRLLLAERAALNALGRCSGVASAAAAAVEAARAAGWAGRVAGTRKTAPGCRLLDKYALLVGGAAAHRYDLGSLLMVKDNHVVAAGGVDKAVRGARKAAGFSLKVEVECSSLEEAAEAAQAGADLVMLDNFKPEELHATAAALKARFPSLGVEASGGVTLANLTQFCGPHIDVISLGMLTQAAPVVDFSLKLFPEGATPAPYAVCPGPETKCGRSRAWDP, encoded by the exons ATGGACGCTGAAA GCCTGGCGCTCCTGCTGCCCCCCTCCACGCTGGCGGCACTGGCGGATGACTGGCTCCGAGAGGACTGCCCGGGCCTGGACCCTGGCGCGCTGGCCTCGGGGGCGGCCCCGGCGCAGGCGGCGCTGTGGGCCAAGTCCCCGGGCGTGCTGGCCGGGAGGCCTTTCTTCGAGGCGGTGTTCGCCCGCGTGCAGTGCCAGGTGTCCTGGCTGCTGCCCGAGGGCGCGCGGCTGCGGCCGGTGCAGCAGGTGGCGGAGGTGCGGGGACTCGCGCACCGCCTGCTGCTGGCCGAGCGCGCCGCCCTCAACGCCCTGGGCCGCTGCAGCGGGGTGGccagcgcggcggcggcggccgtggAGGCGGCACGGGCGGCGGGCTGGGCGGGGCGCGTGGCCGGTACCCGGAAGACGGCGCCCGGCTGCCGCCTGCTGGACAAGTACGCGCTGCTGGTGGGCGGCGCCGCGGCGCACCGCTACGACCTGGGCTCGCTGCTCATGGTCAAGGACAACCACGTGGTGGCGGCCGGCGGCGTGGACAAG GCAGTGCGAGGGGCGCGGAAGGCGGCGggcttctccctgaaggtggaggtGGAGTGCAGCAGCCTGGAGGAGGCGGCCGAGGCGGCGCAGGCGGGGGCTGACCTGGTCATGCTGGACAACTTCAAACCCGAG GAGCTGCACGCCACAGCCGCGGCACTCAAGGCCCGCTTCCCCTCCCTGGGCGTGGAGGCGAGCGGGGGCGTCACGCTGGCCAACCTGACCCAGTTCTGTGGCCCCCACATCGACGTGATCTCCTTGGGGATGCTCACCCAGGCCGCGCCCGTGGTTGACTTCTCGCTCAAGCTCTTCCCTGAGGGGGCCACACCCGCACCCTACGCCGTGTGCCCCGGTCCTGAGACCAAGTGTGGACGGTCGAGGGCCTGGGACCCGTAA
- the SPN gene encoding leukosialin gives MEMTSLLLLLFLMGSWAQESPEPMASTELPTPEVSSLSLVLQSTEALDFNSSTSSPAEIRDIKVEDNDTSDQKQTPPPPTPDAGQSTSDPGNNPNMTSSMPTVSLEVSTEKDPESLGMENSTHHSAVNIATDSPDLHTVTEGTNASRDQDMTSGTTGLPVTTPTYFLDTSSETKGLSVTTANNFLKTPGLSVSLTTSSPEISSGTSGHSVSTAATSLAPSKGTSSSVSGPNPSATTFPQSSPPLTTSQESRGGLLFPVLVALLVAIVLVILLLLWRRRQKGRTGVLMLSGAGKRNGVVDTWAGPTRVPDEEAPVATATSSEDKDDKGAGVPDREGSGRRPTLTTFFGRRKSRQGSVALEELKACSDPNHEEDPLVGSEDVAVESPISKGPGSGNEEEAPE, from the coding sequence ATGGAAATGACCtcgcttctcctcctcctcttcctcatgggCTCCTGGGCCCAAGAGTCACCAGAGCCTATGGCCAGTACGGAGCTACCGACCCCCGAAGTGTCCTCTCTGTCCTTGGTCCTCCAGAGCACAGAGGCCCTAGACTTCAACTCATCAACCTCCAGCCCTGCAGAGATAAGGGACATCAAAGTTGAGGACAATGACACCAGTGACCAAAAACAGACCCCACCACCTCCAACTCCCGATGCAGGCCAGAGCACATCTGATCCAGGGAATAATCCCAACATGACCAGCTCCATGCCAACAGTGTCCCTGGAAGTCTCCACTGAGAAGGACCCAGAGTCCCTGGGCATGGAGAATTCCACCCATCACTCTGCTGTCAACATAGCAACTGACTCTCCTGATCTCCACACTGTGACTGAAGGAACCAATGCGTCCAGGGATCAGGACATGACCAGTGGAACCACCGGACTCCCTGTCACCACGCCTACTTACTTCTTGGACACTTCTAGCGAGACCAAGGGTCTCTCTGTCACCACGGCAAATAACTTTCTAAAGACCCCCGGACTCTCTGTCTCCTTGACAACCAGCTCTCCAGAGATCTCCAGTGGAACCAGTGGACACTCTGTCTCCACAGCAGCCACTTCTCTGGCCCCTTCCAAGGGGACCAGCTCCTCCGTTTCTGGGCCAAACCCGTCTGCCACCACTTTCCCCCAAAGTAGCCCCCCTCTAACCACAAgtcaggagagcagaggaggccTTCTGTTCCCAGTGCTGGTGGCCCTGCTGGTGGCCATTGTCCTCGTGATACTGCTGCTGCTGTGGCGCCGGCGACAGAAAGGCAGGACCGGGGTCCTCATGCTGAGCGGGGCCGGGAAGCGCAACGGGGTGGTGGACACCTGGGCTGGGCCCACGCGGGTGCCCGACGAGGAGGCCCCAGTGGCCACAGCCACGTCTTCAGAGGACAAAGACGACAAGGGTGCTGGGGTCCCCGATAGGGAGGGCTCTGGCCGGAGGCCCACGCTCACCACTTTCTTTGGCCGACGGAAGTCTCGCCAGGGCTCTGTGGCCCTGGAGGAGCTGAAGGCCTGCTCGGACCCCAACCATGAAGAAGATCCGCTGGTGGGCAGTGAGGATGTGGCGGTGGAGTCTCCCATTTCCAAGGGGCCCGGATCAGGAAATGAGGAGGAAGCTCCAGAGTGA